Proteins co-encoded in one Candidatus Stoquefichus sp. SB1 genomic window:
- a CDS encoding LacI family DNA-binding transcriptional regulator, with product MAKKQVTIKEIAKQSGVSVSTVSRVLNDSPSVAPEKRKRIQEVIDQLGFQPSMLARGMVSKETYTFAVIVPDITNPYFTSLIFEIEQYSKKRGYSLLLVNTMTAGKNKDENSSTYEINNFKTIKEKQVDGVIILGGEIDKVDVDPHYIKALNDLHKQIPVIIIGQKHVGCQCIFIERNHEKGVIALTQHLLALGHRDIAFIGGEPGVIITEERLRAFKNTLSIYSRIKDEYIILTDYYTKDGYNAMRQLIGADTPLPSAIVAINDNVAMGAIRALTDAGLNCPIDVKIVSCDYFSNSEYNVPRLTTIDQHNEYLGQFAVSKLINIIHSQDNDSQFFHEPELIIRESCGTYLKEDQS from the coding sequence ATGGCAAAAAAACAAGTAACAATTAAAGAGATAGCAAAACAGAGTGGTGTTTCGGTTTCGACAGTGTCTCGTGTCTTAAACGATAGTCCATCAGTTGCTCCAGAGAAAAGAAAAAGAATTCAGGAAGTTATTGATCAACTTGGCTTTCAGCCAAGTATGTTAGCAAGAGGTATGGTTTCTAAGGAAACTTATACATTTGCAGTTATTGTTCCAGATATTACTAACCCTTATTTTACTTCTTTAATTTTTGAAATTGAACAATATAGTAAAAAACGTGGTTATTCTTTATTACTTGTCAATACAATGACAGCTGGTAAAAACAAGGATGAAAACTCATCAACTTATGAAATTAATAACTTTAAAACAATTAAAGAAAAACAGGTTGATGGTGTGATTATCTTAGGTGGAGAGATTGATAAAGTTGATGTTGATCCTCATTACATCAAAGCTCTTAATGATTTACATAAACAAATTCCTGTCATTATTATTGGACAAAAGCATGTTGGCTGCCAATGTATCTTTATTGAAAGAAATCATGAAAAAGGGGTCATTGCGCTTACTCAACATTTATTAGCCCTTGGGCATCGTGATATAGCATTTATTGGTGGAGAGCCTGGCGTTATTATTACTGAAGAACGTTTACGTGCTTTTAAAAACACATTATCTATTTATTCTCGAATTAAAGATGAATATATTATTTTAACTGATTACTATACAAAAGATGGATATAATGCAATGAGACAGCTAATTGGTGCAGATACTCCATTACCTAGTGCAATTGTTGCAATTAATGACAATGTTGCCATGGGAGCAATTAGAGCTTTAACTGATGCAGGATTGAATTGTCCTATTGATGTGAAAATTGTAAGTTGTGATTATTTTTCTAATAGTGAATACAACGTCCCACGTTTAACAACAATTGATCAGCACAATGAATATCTTGGCCAATTTGCGGTTTCTAAACTAATCAATATTATTCATTCACAGGATAATGATAGTCAGTTCTTCCATGAACCAGAATTGATAATTAGAGAATCATGTGGAACTTATTTAAAGGAAGATCAGTCATGA
- a CDS encoding ROK family protein, with translation MRTVLGVDLGGTKILIGELTLTGEVLSQKSYTSIVVSQKDATQCIKECLHDFLSTIPLIGQVQAIGIGVVGRVDRKRGIWIEIHPELSQQIDLAKEIESEFHWPCYIGNDVYCATLSEKIYGIGQETDDFIYLNIGTGIAARCVINGQIIEGKNFDAGEVGHMVVDMNSDVECVCGNKGCVETLASGLGLHNRVMELIEQYPHSCIQKKESGRIGAIELFEGYDQNDELCKIVVDRALKAVAITIMNLIRVSDPDAIVLGGGVGSSYWFIEHLLMLMNAKTTRFITKGIQKTKQEAKTIGLKGAALLAILEIEKAGEEHYA, from the coding sequence ATGAGAACTGTTTTAGGAGTGGATTTAGGTGGAACAAAGATTTTGATTGGAGAGTTAACCTTAACTGGTGAAGTTCTTTCACAAAAAAGTTATACTTCTATAGTTGTTTCACAAAAAGATGCAACTCAATGCATTAAAGAATGTCTACATGATTTTTTATCAACAATTCCATTAATTGGTCAAGTTCAGGCGATTGGTATTGGCGTTGTTGGTCGAGTAGATAGAAAACGGGGAATATGGATAGAGATTCATCCAGAACTTTCACAACAAATTGATTTAGCGAAAGAAATAGAATCAGAATTCCATTGGCCTTGTTATATTGGAAATGATGTCTATTGTGCAACATTATCAGAAAAGATTTATGGAATTGGACAAGAAACTGATGATTTTATTTATTTGAATATTGGGACTGGTATTGCCGCACGTTGTGTTATTAATGGTCAAATTATAGAAGGAAAGAATTTTGATGCTGGTGAAGTTGGTCATATGGTTGTGGATATGAATAGTGATGTTGAATGTGTATGTGGGAATAAAGGCTGTGTAGAAACGCTTGCTTCTGGATTAGGACTGCATAATCGTGTGATGGAACTTATTGAACAATATCCTCATTCATGTATTCAAAAGAAAGAATCAGGCAGAATTGGAGCAATAGAACTTTTTGAAGGCTATGATCAAAATGATGAATTATGTAAGATTGTTGTTGATAGAGCATTAAAAGCAGTTGCTATAACAATTATGAATTTGATTCGTGTCAGTGATCCTGATGCTATTGTTTTAGGTGGTGGAGTTGGTAGCAGTTATTGGTTTATTGAACATTTATTAATGTTAATGAATGCCAAGACAACCCGCTTTATAACAAAAGGAATTCAAAAAACAAAACAAGAAGCGAAAACAATTGGTTTAAAAGGAGCAGCATTACTGGCAATATTAGAAATAGAAAAGGCAGGTGAAGAACATTATGCATAA
- a CDS encoding glycoside hydrolase family 9 protein: MHKEFLEDIFKSGYIHRPLELDESRSFEQRHKDSHVSLEQVLFSPKHKDLKWKHRGRGQSLVNDNELQLTATHIYSSWPEGAPDDGDYTNYGQVTAYCHLDHVDMNQYNRIYFEVKADCPGMVNPHMMLSIKNDGQIKVPDIYNREGYHTINLKNKEWNQCFVEITDLPRDAVTEIAFTVLMNGKDRATLDEMHFSIRYIALQQVDSASLSLGWQPLKNQIIYSHNGYQMTSHKIAIMNETQEKTFQLICQKNNHVIYENKIQNIQTEIGTYAILDFSEFEICGDYYLQVGHLKSEVFPIDDYQERWGESIYRSLNFIFCERCGCPVPDIHGSCHEDILATHNGQTIIFNGGWHDAGDVSQQLVQTAEVTLALFEMSHKLKEQDKQLYLRLLEEAEWGFDFILKTRFGDGYRATSAGITRWSDCLIGNMDDTVARVHNNAYENFLLAGIEGQIALLLDNNRLQDKAIAIAQEDYTFALEKFMQDGFKHEPIFWEHTYNMSESLFLATMVWSSCILYRLTNEINYAQNAKKWADELLKCQECDGIELFDKSVLKGFFYRDHTHQVIQHFNHQAREHMYAKALDMLVETHICDEMEEIYLQRMKDYGEYLKYLMRFTYPYPMIASGVYLEDEYLDDESFHRQHLLVGDEAKESYLEQLKEAHHVAKNLYVKKFPVWFSFKGNNGILLSMGKSASLIGKRLNDNELLEIAEGQLQWMVGMNPFGQSLVYGEGYDYAQQYSVQTGEMVGEMPVGVQTFENGDEPYWPQFTNATYKEVWVGLAGKWMDILVDFYKK; this comes from the coding sequence ATGCATAAAGAGTTTTTAGAAGATATATTCAAATCTGGATATATTCATAGACCATTAGAACTAGATGAGAGTCGCTCTTTTGAACAAAGACATAAAGATTCGCATGTTTCCTTAGAACAAGTCCTTTTTTCTCCCAAACATAAAGATTTAAAATGGAAACATCGTGGTCGAGGACAGAGTTTAGTCAATGATAATGAACTTCAATTAACAGCAACTCATATTTATTCTTCATGGCCAGAAGGTGCACCAGACGATGGTGATTATACAAATTATGGACAAGTTACTGCTTACTGTCATTTAGATCATGTTGATATGAATCAATATAATCGTATCTATTTTGAAGTAAAAGCAGATTGTCCAGGAATGGTTAATCCACATATGATGTTAAGTATAAAAAATGATGGACAAATCAAAGTTCCAGATATTTATAATCGTGAAGGATATCATACAATTAATCTCAAAAATAAAGAATGGAATCAATGTTTTGTTGAAATCACTGATTTACCAAGAGATGCAGTTACTGAAATAGCATTCACTGTCTTAATGAATGGAAAAGATCGAGCAACATTAGATGAAATGCATTTCTCTATTCGTTATATTGCTTTGCAACAGGTTGATTCAGCAAGTTTATCATTAGGTTGGCAACCTTTAAAAAATCAAATTATCTATAGTCATAATGGTTATCAGATGACAAGTCATAAGATAGCCATTATGAATGAAACTCAAGAAAAAACTTTTCAGTTAATATGTCAAAAAAACAATCATGTGATTTATGAAAATAAAATTCAAAATATTCAAACAGAGATTGGAACATATGCAATTTTAGACTTTAGTGAATTTGAAATTTGTGGAGATTATTATTTACAAGTTGGACATCTCAAATCAGAAGTTTTTCCTATAGATGATTATCAAGAGCGTTGGGGCGAATCGATTTATAGAAGTTTAAATTTTATCTTTTGTGAAAGATGTGGGTGTCCTGTTCCTGATATTCATGGAAGCTGTCATGAAGATATTTTAGCAACTCATAATGGACAAACTATTATCTTCAATGGTGGTTGGCATGATGCTGGTGATGTTTCTCAACAACTGGTACAGACTGCTGAAGTGACTTTGGCTTTATTTGAAATGAGTCATAAGTTAAAAGAACAGGATAAACAGCTTTATTTAAGGTTATTAGAAGAGGCTGAATGGGGATTTGATTTTATATTAAAAACAAGATTTGGTGATGGTTATCGAGCAACCAGTGCTGGAATTACGAGATGGTCTGATTGTTTGATAGGGAATATGGATGATACTGTTGCAAGAGTTCATAATAATGCATATGAAAATTTTCTATTGGCAGGTATCGAGGGGCAAATCGCTTTATTACTTGATAATAATCGTTTACAGGATAAAGCAATAGCAATTGCACAGGAAGATTATACCTTTGCATTAGAAAAATTTATGCAAGATGGATTTAAACATGAACCAATCTTTTGGGAACATACATACAATATGTCTGAAAGCCTGTTTCTTGCTACAATGGTTTGGAGTAGTTGTATTCTCTATCGATTAACAAATGAAATCAATTATGCTCAAAATGCTAAAAAGTGGGCTGATGAGTTATTAAAATGTCAGGAATGTGATGGTATAGAATTATTTGATAAAAGTGTTTTAAAAGGTTTTTTCTATCGTGATCATACACATCAGGTTATTCAACATTTTAATCATCAGGCAAGAGAACATATGTATGCAAAAGCATTAGATATGTTGGTAGAAACACATATTTGTGATGAGATGGAAGAAATCTATCTTCAAAGAATGAAAGATTATGGGGAATATTTAAAATATTTAATGAGGTTTACTTATCCTTATCCAATGATCGCAAGTGGGGTATATTTAGAAGATGAATATTTAGATGATGAGAGTTTCCATCGCCAACATTTGCTTGTCGGTGATGAGGCAAAAGAAAGTTATTTAGAGCAATTGAAAGAAGCACATCATGTTGCTAAAAACCTTTATGTGAAAAAATTCCCGGTTTGGTTCTCATTTAAAGGCAATAATGGAATTCTTCTTTCAATGGGAAAATCAGCTTCCTTAATTGGAAAAAGATTAAATGATAATGAGTTACTAGAAATAGCTGAAGGGCAATTACAATGGATGGTTGGTATGAATCCATTTGGGCAATCGCTTGTTTATGGCGAAGGTTATGATTATGCTCAACAGTATAGTGTACAGACTGGAGAAATGGTTGGCGAAATGCCAGTTGGTGTACAGACATTTGAAAACGGGGATGAACCATATTGGCCGCAGTTTACGAATGCAACTTATAAAGAAGTGTGGGTTGGATTAGCAGGTAAGTGGATGGATATATTGGTAGATTTCTATAAAAAATAA
- a CDS encoding PTS sugar transporter subunit IIC: protein MENNRYVDKLVEVAGKISNQRHIKAIRDAFATAIPVTIAAAVFLVINYVVIGQIDGLASTAFGQFIGEVGTQVSKGTLDFLGVLITFLIGYYLAKTYDADGPLEGMISVVAFIALAPSVVKLSEEATTINASGVLTTSITGSSAMLIGVVSALVASTLMCKLSSVKALQIRMPDSVPTGVAKAFNGLIPSVIVISIFASLEVAIRWGTGSTVPDLIVTVLQTPLKSGFQSLPGILFYVFLSTFVFIFGIHGAFVFGAISGPILLQATVENSTAIASNLAPTNIVTQSFLDVYVYMGGGGTMLCLVIALFIFSKRDDEKMVARIGGVPSLFNISEPIMFGLPVVYNPIYAIPFCLVPIFSTLIGYFATAWGLVGHTIVPIPWVTPPLLSGFLSTGDIRGAIVQLVILVVGIAIYTPFVIISNKAAKKQATEVIE from the coding sequence ATGGAAAATAATCGTTATGTTGATAAGTTGGTTGAAGTTGCTGGAAAGATTTCAAATCAAAGACATATCAAGGCAATTCGTGATGCATTTGCTACAGCTATACCTGTGACAATTGCAGCAGCAGTATTCTTAGTTATTAATTATGTAGTTATTGGTCAAATTGATGGGTTAGCTTCAACCGCATTTGGTCAGTTTATTGGTGAAGTTGGCACACAAGTGAGTAAAGGAACTTTAGATTTCTTGGGAGTTTTAATTACTTTCCTTATTGGTTACTATTTGGCAAAAACTTATGATGCAGATGGACCATTGGAAGGAATGATTTCCGTGGTGGCATTTATTGCTTTAGCACCAAGTGTTGTTAAATTGAGTGAAGAAGCAACAACTATCAATGCTTCTGGAGTTCTCACAACTTCTATTACTGGTTCATCAGCGATGTTAATTGGTGTTGTTTCAGCACTCGTTGCATCAACATTAATGTGTAAATTATCAAGTGTAAAAGCACTTCAAATTAGAATGCCAGATAGTGTACCAACTGGTGTTGCAAAAGCATTTAATGGGTTAATTCCATCAGTTATTGTCATTTCTATATTTGCTAGTTTAGAAGTTGCTATTCGTTGGGGAACAGGAAGTACAGTACCAGATTTAATTGTAACAGTTTTACAAACACCATTAAAATCAGGATTTCAATCTTTACCAGGAATCTTATTCTATGTATTCTTATCTACTTTTGTATTTATCTTTGGTATTCATGGAGCATTTGTATTTGGAGCTATTTCAGGACCAATCTTATTACAGGCTACGGTTGAAAATAGTACGGCTATTGCTTCAAATTTAGCACCAACAAACATTGTGACTCAATCATTCTTAGATGTTTATGTTTACATGGGTGGTGGCGGAACCATGCTATGCCTAGTTATTGCATTGTTCATATTCTCTAAGCGAGATGATGAAAAAATGGTGGCTAGAATTGGTGGAGTTCCAAGTTTATTTAATATTTCAGAACCAATCATGTTTGGATTGCCAGTTGTATATAACCCAATCTATGCAATTCCATTTTGTCTAGTTCCAATATTCTCAACATTAATTGGATATTTTGCAACAGCATGGGGATTAGTTGGACATACAATTGTTCCAATTCCTTGGGTAACACCACCACTTCTTTCTGGTTTCTTATCTACTGGGGATATTAGAGGTGCAATTGTTCAACTTGTTATTTTAGTTGTTGGAATTGCAATTTATACTCCATTTGTTATTATTTCTAATAAAGCAGCTAAAAAACAAGCGACAGAAGTTATTGAATAA
- a CDS encoding DUF362 domain-containing protein: MEKSKVYYCDMHTGRMNLPEKLKYLMKKAGFEDIDFNDQYAAIKIHFGEPGNLAYLRPNYAKVVCDYVKELGGKAFLTDCNTLYVGGRKNALDHLDSAYTNGYNPFQTGVHTIIADGLKGTDEAIVPVNGEYVKEAKIGQAIMDADIVISLSHFKGHELTGFGGAIKNIGMGCGSRAGKMEMHSAGKPSVEQDLCIGCGQCIKICAHDAPHITDHKASIDHDKCVGCGRCIGVCPKDAIKASMDEANDILNCKMAEYAKAVIDGRPCFHISLVIDVSPYCDCHSENDIAIVPDVGMFASFDPVALDQACADAVNKQPAIANSLLDKHGHDHHDHFTDVSPETNWKSCLEHAEKIGIGTREYELIEVK, encoded by the coding sequence ATGGAAAAGTCAAAAGTTTATTATTGTGATATGCATACTGGTAGAATGAATCTTCCAGAAAAATTAAAGTATTTGATGAAAAAAGCTGGATTTGAAGATATTGATTTTAATGATCAATATGCAGCTATTAAGATTCATTTTGGTGAACCTGGAAATTTAGCATATTTGAGACCTAATTATGCAAAAGTTGTTTGTGACTATGTAAAAGAATTAGGCGGAAAAGCTTTTTTAACTGATTGTAATACTTTATATGTTGGTGGTAGAAAGAATGCATTAGATCATTTAGATAGTGCTTATACTAATGGATATAATCCATTTCAAACTGGTGTTCATACAATTATTGCTGATGGATTAAAAGGAACTGATGAAGCAATTGTTCCTGTTAATGGTGAATATGTGAAAGAAGCCAAAATTGGGCAAGCGATTATGGATGCTGATATTGTGATTTCTTTAAGTCATTTTAAAGGACATGAATTAACTGGATTTGGTGGTGCTATTAAAAATATTGGTATGGGATGTGGTTCTCGTGCTGGTAAAATGGAAATGCATAGTGCTGGTAAACCTTCTGTTGAACAGGATTTATGTATTGGTTGTGGGCAATGTATTAAGATTTGTGCTCATGATGCTCCTCATATTACAGATCACAAAGCATCTATTGATCATGATAAATGCGTTGGTTGTGGTCGTTGTATTGGTGTATGTCCTAAAGATGCTATTAAAGCAAGTATGGATGAGGCTAATGATATTTTGAACTGTAAAATGGCTGAATATGCTAAGGCTGTTATAGATGGTAGACCATGTTTCCATATTTCTTTGGTTATTGATGTTTCACCATATTGTGATTGTCATAGTGAAAATGATATTGCAATTGTACCTGATGTTGGTATGTTTGCTTCATTTGACCCTGTCGCTTTAGATCAGGCTTGTGCTGATGCGGTTAATAAACAACCTGCGATTGCAAATAGTTTATTAGATAAACACGGTCATGATCATCACGATCATTTTACTGATGTATCACCTGAAACAAATTGGAAATCTTGTCTAGAGCATGCTGAAAAGATCGGTATTGGAACAAGAGAATATGAATTAATCGAAGTTAAATAA
- a CDS encoding prepilin-type N-terminal cleavage/methylation domain-containing protein, translated as MLKNNKKGFTLIEIIVVVVILAVLMAVAVPSLLKYLDTAQEAPALTETHAIVTAAQKRVIEKYSQTKDENISLNATDNKWIEDFVDEGGEIQGSVTVTNKEIARLLYKASNGLYVLYENQEYKIVSGDLVINNVQDYFAYLNRLATENNMSNIPNKNGSTLDQNRTRSLQKEYYEKHGNKYLELSQQEQEMLTSRSYADVDKLSWKPVYDKTGNIVLVADTKSSRGEIYGAGQGPLIYYNGEYYYFTHNYNPNKADGNGYVREGEFELTDRWKKID; from the coding sequence ATGTTAAAAAATAATAAAAAAGGATTTACACTTATAGAAATCATTGTCGTTGTTGTTATATTAGCTGTCCTTATGGCTGTTGCTGTGCCTTCTTTATTAAAATATTTAGATACTGCACAAGAAGCTCCAGCCCTAACAGAAACACATGCTATTGTTACTGCTGCTCAAAAAAGGGTTATTGAAAAATATTCTCAGACAAAAGACGAAAACATATCTCTAAATGCTACTGATAATAAGTGGATAGAAGATTTTGTTGATGAAGGTGGAGAAATTCAAGGTTCTGTGACTGTAACTAATAAAGAAATTGCTAGACTTCTCTACAAAGCATCAAACGGTTTATATGTTTTATATGAAAATCAAGAATATAAAATTGTAAGTGGCGATCTTGTTATCAATAATGTTCAAGACTATTTTGCTTATTTAAATCGTTTAGCCACCGAAAATAACATGAGTAATATACCTAATAAAAACGGTTCTACTCTTGATCAAAATCGTACTAGATCATTGCAAAAAGAATATTATGAAAAACATGGTAATAAATATTTAGAATTATCTCAACAAGAACAAGAGATGCTAACTTCTAGATCCTATGCCGATGTTGATAAATTAAGTTGGAAGCCTGTATATGATAAAACTGGAAATATTGTCCTTGTAGCTGATACAAAAAGTTCACGTGGTGAAATCTATGGCGCTGGACAAGGTCCACTTATCTATTATAACGGTGAATATTATTATTTCACTCATAATTATAATCCAAATAAAGCTGATGGAAATGGATATGTTCGTGAGGGAGAATTTGAATTAACAGATAGATGGAAAAAAATAGACTAA
- a CDS encoding aldo/keto reductase yields MEKRKFDKLGIETSLLGFGCMRFPLDEKGDIEEVEAEKMIDLAIGNGVTYIDTAYPYHNGDSEPFVGRVLKKYNRESFRLATKLPVWNIHSQEEARELFESQLKRLDVDYVDFYLLHALDADKWKKVLEYHIIDMCEELRSEGKIKYLGFSFHDEFNVFEEIIKYHHWDFCQLQLNYMDMGIQAGQKGVDLANELGVPLVVMEPIKGGSLASLPEDVTKMFKDYNPEDTLASWALRYVGTLPGVKVILSGMSTLEQVEDNLKTFNHYQNLSSEELEIVNKVAETLHSRTQNGCTGCAYCMPCPFGVDIPSNFKYWNNCFVYDDEALFKGKYEKMADKAKASNCKECGACEKMCPQQLPIREDLKRVVKDFE; encoded by the coding sequence ATGGAAAAAAGAAAATTTGATAAATTAGGAATTGAAACTTCTTTATTAGGGTTTGGTTGTATGAGATTTCCTTTGGATGAAAAGGGAGATATTGAAGAAGTAGAAGCTGAAAAAATGATTGATTTGGCTATTGGAAATGGTGTCACTTATATTGATACAGCTTATCCTTATCATAATGGGGATAGTGAACCATTTGTAGGAAGAGTATTGAAGAAATATAATAGAGAAAGTTTTAGATTAGCAACAAAATTACCTGTATGGAATATTCATAGTCAAGAAGAAGCAAGGGAATTGTTTGAGTCTCAATTAAAAAGATTAGATGTGGATTATGTTGATTTTTATTTATTGCATGCTTTAGATGCTGATAAATGGAAAAAAGTATTAGAATATCATATTATTGATATGTGTGAAGAGTTGAGAAGTGAAGGGAAAATTAAATATTTAGGATTTAGTTTTCATGATGAGTTTAATGTTTTTGAGGAGATTATTAAGTATCATCATTGGGATTTCTGTCAACTTCAATTAAATTATATGGATATGGGAATTCAAGCAGGTCAAAAGGGTGTTGATTTGGCTAATGAGTTAGGTGTTCCTTTGGTTGTTATGGAACCTATTAAAGGTGGATCTCTAGCAAGTTTGCCTGAAGATGTGACAAAGATGTTTAAAGACTATAATCCAGAAGATACACTTGCTTCTTGGGCACTTCGTTATGTTGGAACGTTACCAGGTGTGAAAGTGATATTAAGTGGAATGTCTACTTTAGAACAAGTTGAAGATAATTTAAAGACATTTAATCATTATCAAAATTTATCATCAGAGGAATTAGAAATTGTTAATAAGGTTGCTGAAACGTTACATTCACGTACTCAAAATGGATGTACAGGATGTGCATATTGTATGCCTTGTCCATTTGGTGTTGATATTCCAAGTAACTTTAAATATTGGAATAACTGTTTTGTATATGATGATGAAGCATTGTTTAAAGGAAAATATGAAAAGATGGCTGATAAAGCAAAAGCAAGTAATTGTAAGGAATGTGGCGCATGTGAAAAGATGTGTCCACAACAATTACCAATTAGAGAAGATTTGAAAAGAGTTGTGAAAGACTTTGAATAA
- a CDS encoding N-acetylmuramoyl-L-alanine amidase family protein — protein sequence MKKIVIIILGIVVIIGGYFVYDQTRFKASDIVLKWNDKKEFEYGESVDSNSLVKESSGEVTCQVALDTMRVGKQDLVFVMKENGKTKEFHLEVEVKDTKAPQIVVTKEKDNVAYGSTFEPQKYIKSMNDPIDGELPYKRINDVQENDVYYYTYQSDVNTKQPKDYIVHYIAVDKNNNKTEKSITITVQEEKNQNINSSSYTPTPNNKVIVIDPGHQGKGNSSKEAIGPGSSTTKAKVTTGATGVSSRKAESQMNLEIALKLRDELKARGYTVVMTRTSQNVNISNQQRAKVGNQNNAAAVIHLHCDSSNSSSIRGAHTIAVSKKNPFCPQLYSASSSLAQKVINSYTSATGIKSRGVSYQDDLTGLNWSTVPAIYIEMGFISNSTEDKLLSSSSFQKKCAQGIANGIDQYLK from the coding sequence ATGAAAAAAATTGTCATTATTATTTTAGGAATTGTAGTGATTATTGGGGGATATTTTGTTTATGATCAAACGAGATTTAAAGCAAGTGATATTGTTTTAAAATGGAATGATAAAAAGGAATTTGAATATGGGGAATCTGTTGATTCAAATTCATTAGTTAAAGAGAGTTCTGGAGAAGTAACATGTCAGGTTGCTTTGGATACAATGAGGGTAGGGAAACAGGATCTTGTTTTTGTTATGAAAGAAAATGGAAAAACAAAGGAATTTCATCTTGAGGTGGAAGTTAAGGATACAAAGGCTCCACAGATTGTTGTTACAAAAGAAAAAGATAATGTGGCATATGGTTCCACATTTGAACCACAAAAATATATAAAATCAATGAATGATCCTATTGATGGTGAATTGCCATATAAAAGAATAAATGATGTTCAAGAAAATGATGTTTATTATTATACTTATCAAAGTGATGTGAATACAAAACAACCAAAAGATTATATAGTTCACTATATTGCAGTAGATAAAAATAATAATAAGACTGAAAAATCAATCACAATTACTGTTCAAGAAGAGAAAAATCAAAACATCAATTCTTCATCATATACACCAACACCTAATAATAAGGTTATTGTCATTGATCCAGGTCATCAGGGAAAAGGGAATAGTTCTAAAGAAGCAATAGGTCCTGGTTCTTCTACAACAAAAGCCAAAGTAACGACTGGAGCAACTGGAGTATCTTCAAGAAAAGCTGAGTCACAAATGAATTTAGAAATTGCTTTGAAGTTAAGAGATGAATTAAAAGCTCGAGGATATACTGTTGTTATGACAAGAACAAGTCAAAATGTTAATATATCTAATCAACAAAGAGCTAAAGTAGGAAATCAAAACAATGCAGCGGCAGTTATTCATTTGCATTGTGATAGTTCAAATAGTTCTAGTATTAGAGGTGCTCATACGATTGCTGTTTCTAAGAAAAATCCATTTTGTCCACAACTATATAGTGCTTCATCATCGCTTGCACAAAAGGTTATTAACTCATATACATCAGCAACTGGAATAAAGAGTCGAGGGGTATCTTATCAAGATGATTTAACTGGTTTGAATTGGAGTACGGTGCCAGCTATTTATATTGAAATGGGATTTATATCAAATTCAACTGAGGATAAATTATTGTCATCTTCATCTTTTCAAAAGAAGTGTGCTCAAGGAATTGCGAATGGAATAGATCAATATTTAAAATAA